A stretch of Camelina sativa cultivar DH55 chromosome 18, Cs, whole genome shotgun sequence DNA encodes these proteins:
- the LOC104762723 gene encoding protein MIZU-KUSSEI 1-like, with translation MSFTTNPHRRRLASTTTSATVAVDCHQQVRSWRLLRTIVQLLLPSCYCTIVDPSDIQEDKSSHRHIKPRTSSASSTTTNSTFTGTIFGFRRGKVNFCIQATNSKTLNPIIVLLELTVPTEVLAREMRGGVLRIALESNNNDGYDSHEDFSSSSLLTTPLWNMFCNGRKVGFAIKREPSKALLAALKVLTPVAEGAGVVNGEEINRDKSDHMMYLRASFKRVFGSFDSESFHLVDPRGIIGQELSIFFFRSSKK, from the coding sequence atgtcTTTCACCACAAACCCACATCGTCGCCGCCTCGCCTCAACCACCACAAGCGCAACGGTAGCTGTAGACTGCCATCAACAAGTTCGTTCATGGCGGCTCCTTCGCACCATCGTCCAACTTCTCCTCCCATCTTGTTACTGTACAATCGTAGATCCAAGTGATATTCAAGAAGACAAATCATCTCACCGCCATATCAAACCAAGAACCTCTTCCGCTTCCTCAACCACCACAAACTCCACTTTTACCGGGACAATATTTGGTTTCCGCCGTGGCAAAGTAAACTTCTGCATTCAAGCAACAaactccaaaaccctaaacccaatcATTGTCCTCTTAGAGCTCACCGTCCCTACCGAGGTCTTAGCTCGTGAAATGCGAGGAGGCGTGCTAAGAATCGCTCTCGAATCAAACAATAATGACGGATATGATTCACAtgaagatttttcttcttcttcacttcttacAACACCTTTATGGAACATGTTTTGCAACGGTCGGAAAGTCGGATTCGCCATCAAACGGGAGCCTTCAAAAGCCTTGCTAGCCGCGTTGAAGGTCCTTACTCCGGTGGCTGAAGGAGCCGGAGTTGTTAACGGAGAAGAGATTAACCGAGATAAGAGTGATCATATGATGTACTTAAGAGCGAGTTTCAAACGAGTGTTTGGATCGTTTGATTCTGAATCTTTTCATCTCGTCGACCCACGTGGGATTATCGGACAAGAATTAAGTATCTTCTTTTTTAGATCGTCAAAAAAATGA